A stretch of the Arachis stenosperma cultivar V10309 chromosome 6, arast.V10309.gnm1.PFL2, whole genome shotgun sequence genome encodes the following:
- the LOC130936249 gene encoding uncharacterized protein LOC130936249 isoform X1 — protein sequence MRIKTRGGRRRLSCSADPPSPITKQHFEQDEYVAAELEISHGGGGDDAKDAPMVDCIDQHYNENHLDVLNHEQDKNCATEFETSHGGGDDDNVKDVPTVECIDQHYNENPLDILDHEDIDFLDKSICLCCNKRGGVLVCSGSGCPVGLHPKCINSEPKFDDLGKFYCPYCWYSRNVNMNPELKERIFSAKNALLGLSDKDVVMNDRLVKTKSADKRKEPDDGGGIPLSSDGRQGTDEVGAQLLQPKVDLPIKLQKDASVQCDIALEDQAYSDGDFRSCGEEVMPVDINLVEGSLDQDKFDRPGKVETDETKSLELKESFEIGDSRLNKEDVHERIINGREEGGHLDALHLGKHIEGHSKDIAFAQGTQESSVKSGDKGRKTGKEKMPLKENEESAIGSSVNETNNSDSDTISGRSCCSKRKIQKTEYPQDVYKKPLLQGNNFKEEKGSDINEEVTSCRFRRRSQSSQKQEIKKFPLARRNMLIWTAEEEKILQEGVLRFSKENQRIPWNRILEFGRHVFDKTRSPIDLKDKWRNIKKGQNKKQMNG from the exons ATGAGAATCAAGACACGTGGCGGACGTAGAAGGCTTTCGTGCTCTGCAGATCCTCCTTCTCCGATCACCAAGCAG CATTTTGAACAGGATGAATACGTTGCAGCCGAGTTGGAGATATCACATGGGGGTGGTGGTGATGATGCAAAAGATGCTCCAATGGTCGATTGCATTGATCAGCATTACAATGAAAATCACCTTGATGTTCTCAATCATGAACAGGACAAAAACTGTGCAACCGAATTTGAGACATCACATGGGGGTGGTGATGATGATAACGTGAAAGATGTTCCAACAGTTGAATGCATTGATCAACATTACAATGAAAATCCCCTTGATATTCTCGATCATGAGGATATTGATTTTCTCGACAAGAGTATCTGCTTATGCTGCAATAAACGTGGGGGAGTGTTAGTATGTAGTGGAAGTGGTTGCCCTGTGGGGCTCCACCCCAAGTGTATCAACTCCGAACCTAAGTTTGATGATTTGGGTAAGTTCTACTGCCCTTATTGCTGGTACAGTCGGAATGTCAATATGAATCCAGAGTTGAAGGAAAGGATCTTCTCAGCGAAGAATGCTTTGTTAGGCTTGTCGGATAAAGATGTGGTTATGAATGACAGATTGGTGAAGACCAAATCGGCTGATAAGAGGAAAGAACCTGATGATGGAGGTGGGATCCCATTAAGCAGTGATGGTAGGCAGGGAACGGATGAAGTCGGTGCTCAGCTCTTGCAGCCAAAGGTTGACCTACCAATAAAATTGCAAAAAGACGCTAGTGTTCAATGTGATATAGCACTTGAAGATCAAGCTTATTCTGATGGTGATTTCAGATCCTGTGGTGAAGAAGTTATGCCAGTAGATATTAATCTGGTTGAGGGTTCTTTGGACCAGGACAAATTTGATAGACCTGGAAAAGTCGAAACAGATGAGACAAAATCTTTGGAACTGAAAGAAAGCTTTGAAATAGGTGACTCAAGACTAAATAAGGAGGATGTACATGAAAGAATTATTAATGGCAGAGAGGAAGGAGGACATTTGGATGCTTTGCATTTGGGAAAGCATATTGAAGGACATTCAAAGGATATAGCATTTGCCCAAGGGACACAGGAAAGTTCTGTAAAATCTGGAGATAAGGGGAGGAAGACTGGCAAAGAAAAGATGCCCCTTAAAGAAAACGAGGAATCTGCAATAGGTAGTTCTGTGAATGAAACTAATAATTCAGATTCTGATACCATCTCAGGGAGAAGCTGCTGTAGCAAAAGGAAGATCCAAAAGACAGAATATCCTCAGGATGTTTACAAGAAACCATTATTACAGGGGAATAACTTCAAAGAGGAAAAGGGCAGTGACATAAATGAGGAAGTTACCAGCTGCAGATTCCGAAGACGATCACAGAGTTCACAAAAGCAAGA aataaaaaaatttccaTTAGCAAGACGAAACATGTTAATTTGGACggctgaagaagaaaaaattctgcag GAAGGAGTGTTAAGGTTCTCAAAGGAAAATCAGAGAATCCCTTGGAATAGAATTCTAGAATTTGGTCGTCATGTTTTTGATAAGACCCGTTCACCTATTGACCTTAAAGACAAGTGGAGAAATATcaagaaag GACAAAATAAGAAACAGATGAATGGATAG
- the LOC130936249 gene encoding uncharacterized protein LOC130936249 isoform X2 produces the protein MRIKTRGGRRRLSCSADPPSPITKQDEYVAAELEISHGGGGDDAKDAPMVDCIDQHYNENHLDVLNHEQDKNCATEFETSHGGGDDDNVKDVPTVECIDQHYNENPLDILDHEDIDFLDKSICLCCNKRGGVLVCSGSGCPVGLHPKCINSEPKFDDLGKFYCPYCWYSRNVNMNPELKERIFSAKNALLGLSDKDVVMNDRLVKTKSADKRKEPDDGGGIPLSSDGRQGTDEVGAQLLQPKVDLPIKLQKDASVQCDIALEDQAYSDGDFRSCGEEVMPVDINLVEGSLDQDKFDRPGKVETDETKSLELKESFEIGDSRLNKEDVHERIINGREEGGHLDALHLGKHIEGHSKDIAFAQGTQESSVKSGDKGRKTGKEKMPLKENEESAIGSSVNETNNSDSDTISGRSCCSKRKIQKTEYPQDVYKKPLLQGNNFKEEKGSDINEEVTSCRFRRRSQSSQKQEIKKFPLARRNMLIWTAEEEKILQEGVLRFSKENQRIPWNRILEFGRHVFDKTRSPIDLKDKWRNIKKGQNKKQMNG, from the exons ATGAGAATCAAGACACGTGGCGGACGTAGAAGGCTTTCGTGCTCTGCAGATCCTCCTTCTCCGATCACCAAGCAG GATGAATACGTTGCAGCCGAGTTGGAGATATCACATGGGGGTGGTGGTGATGATGCAAAAGATGCTCCAATGGTCGATTGCATTGATCAGCATTACAATGAAAATCACCTTGATGTTCTCAATCATGAACAGGACAAAAACTGTGCAACCGAATTTGAGACATCACATGGGGGTGGTGATGATGATAACGTGAAAGATGTTCCAACAGTTGAATGCATTGATCAACATTACAATGAAAATCCCCTTGATATTCTCGATCATGAGGATATTGATTTTCTCGACAAGAGTATCTGCTTATGCTGCAATAAACGTGGGGGAGTGTTAGTATGTAGTGGAAGTGGTTGCCCTGTGGGGCTCCACCCCAAGTGTATCAACTCCGAACCTAAGTTTGATGATTTGGGTAAGTTCTACTGCCCTTATTGCTGGTACAGTCGGAATGTCAATATGAATCCAGAGTTGAAGGAAAGGATCTTCTCAGCGAAGAATGCTTTGTTAGGCTTGTCGGATAAAGATGTGGTTATGAATGACAGATTGGTGAAGACCAAATCGGCTGATAAGAGGAAAGAACCTGATGATGGAGGTGGGATCCCATTAAGCAGTGATGGTAGGCAGGGAACGGATGAAGTCGGTGCTCAGCTCTTGCAGCCAAAGGTTGACCTACCAATAAAATTGCAAAAAGACGCTAGTGTTCAATGTGATATAGCACTTGAAGATCAAGCTTATTCTGATGGTGATTTCAGATCCTGTGGTGAAGAAGTTATGCCAGTAGATATTAATCTGGTTGAGGGTTCTTTGGACCAGGACAAATTTGATAGACCTGGAAAAGTCGAAACAGATGAGACAAAATCTTTGGAACTGAAAGAAAGCTTTGAAATAGGTGACTCAAGACTAAATAAGGAGGATGTACATGAAAGAATTATTAATGGCAGAGAGGAAGGAGGACATTTGGATGCTTTGCATTTGGGAAAGCATATTGAAGGACATTCAAAGGATATAGCATTTGCCCAAGGGACACAGGAAAGTTCTGTAAAATCTGGAGATAAGGGGAGGAAGACTGGCAAAGAAAAGATGCCCCTTAAAGAAAACGAGGAATCTGCAATAGGTAGTTCTGTGAATGAAACTAATAATTCAGATTCTGATACCATCTCAGGGAGAAGCTGCTGTAGCAAAAGGAAGATCCAAAAGACAGAATATCCTCAGGATGTTTACAAGAAACCATTATTACAGGGGAATAACTTCAAAGAGGAAAAGGGCAGTGACATAAATGAGGAAGTTACCAGCTGCAGATTCCGAAGACGATCACAGAGTTCACAAAAGCAAGA aataaaaaaatttccaTTAGCAAGACGAAACATGTTAATTTGGACggctgaagaagaaaaaattctgcag GAAGGAGTGTTAAGGTTCTCAAAGGAAAATCAGAGAATCCCTTGGAATAGAATTCTAGAATTTGGTCGTCATGTTTTTGATAAGACCCGTTCACCTATTGACCTTAAAGACAAGTGGAGAAATATcaagaaag GACAAAATAAGAAACAGATGAATGGATAG
- the LOC130932422 gene encoding probable GTP-binding protein OBGM, mitochondrial, with amino-acid sequence MMVFQARSIRHVEAVRHTCGSRWSFTLYSHYSDTPHKKSKLAPLQERKMIDRVKIFAKGGDGGHGCSSFRRSRHDRLGRPDGGNGGRGGDVILECSPRVWDFSGLQRHLIAEKGGQGTSKNKIGTRGADKVVHVPVGTVLHLVSGDSPAMVKIQPSADVDPWEIPGALVGDLSDPSNDDLISTVSGAERVNEIHGSLSEAVETNAQKSVKSRQVAPTDEFSQLSTASGTSESDAEDIGEKRDMLYNVAEVTEEGQQIVIARGGEGGLGNASTFKDSRKTSTAMTGSCQDISNAEDHDGGHSSPRAGLPGSETVLVLELKSIADVSFVGMPNAGKSTLLGAISRAKPSVGSYAFTTLRPNLGNLNFDDLSITVADIPGLIKGAHQNRGLGHAFLRHIERTKVLAYVLDLAAALNGRKGIPPWEQLRDLILELEYHQEGLSKRPSLIVANKIDEEGADQVYDELKRRVHDVPIFPVCAVLEEGIPELKAGLKMLVNGEMSCGLCLDQILLA; translated from the exons ATGATGGTCTTTCAAGCAAGATCTATACGACATGTAGAAGCCGTTCGACATACGTGTGGATCTAGATGGTCCTTTACACTTTATTCTCATTACTCAGATACACCTCACAAGAAGTCCAAGCTTGCTCCTTTACAG GAAAGAAAAATGATAGACAGGGTCAAGATATTTGCGAAAGGCGGAGATGGTGGGCATGGTTGCTCCAGCTTTCGCCGTAGCCGACATGATCGCTTGGGCAGACCTGATG GTGGCAATGGTGGCAGAGGTGGAGATGTGATTTTGGAATGCTCTCCTAGAGTTTGGGACTTCAGTGGTTTACAACGTCACCTT ATAGCTGAGAAAGGAGGACAAGGAACATCGAAGAATAAGATAGGAACAAGGGGTGCAGATAAG GTTGTCCATGTCCCAGTTGGTACTGTACTGCATCTTGTTAGCGGTGATAGTCCTGCTATGGTCAAAATTCAACCCTCAGCCGATGTTGATCCTTGGGAAATTCCTGGTGCACTTGTTGGTGATCTTTCTGACCCTAGCAACGATGATTTAATATCCACTGTTTCTGGTGCGGAAAGAGTCAATGAAATACATGGTAGCTTATCAGAAGCTGTTGAAACAAATGCTCAGAAATCTGTAAAATCAAGACAAGTTGCACCAACAGATGAATTTTCTCAGCTTTCAACTGCTAGCGGAACTTCCGAATCTGATGCAGAGGATATAGGAGAAAAACGAGACATGCTATATAATGTTGCTGAAGTAACAGAAGAAGGTCAACAAATTGTCATTGCTCGTGGAGGAGAGGGTGGTCTGGGCAATGCATCTACTTTCAAAGATTCAAGGAAGACTTCAACTGCAATGACAGGGTCATGTCAAGACATATCTAATGCCGAGGATCATGACGGCGGTCACTCCTCTCCGAGAGCCGGCTTGCCTGGTTCCGAGACTGTTCTTGTATTAGAGCTCAAGAGCATTGCTGATGTTAGCTTTGTAGGAATGCCAAATGCTGGAAAAAGCACTCTGCTTGGAGCTATATCAAGGGCTAAGCCTAGTGTTGGTTCCTATGCTTTCACCACTCTTAGGCCTAATTTGGGAAACCTGAACTTTGATGATTTATCAATAACTGTGGCTGATATTCCTGGTCTTATAAAGGGTGCACACCAAAACCGTGGACTCGGACATGCATTTCTACGCCACATAGAACGTACGAAGGTTCTGGCGTATGTGCTTGACTTGGCTGCTGCTTTAAATGGAAGGAAGGGAATTCCACCATGGGAACAGCTGAGAGACCTGATTCTTGAGCTTGAGTACCATCAGGAAGGTTTATCAAAAAGACCATCGTTGATTGTGGCAAATAAGATTGATGAGGAAGGTGCAGACCAAGTATACGATGAGTTAAAGAGAAGGGTCCATGATGTTCCTATCTTTCCGGTGTGTGCTGTTTTGGAGGAAGGGATACCAGAGCTTAAAGCTGGCCTCAAAATGCTTGTCAATGGTGAAATGTCATGTGGTCTTTGCTTAGATCaaattttgcttgcttag